From Cydia fagiglandana chromosome 6, ilCydFagi1.1, whole genome shotgun sequence, the proteins below share one genomic window:
- the LOC134665194 gene encoding transmembrane protein 11 homolog, mitochondrial-like, which yields MAGNESDSDLKPSSVAIIREVYDSENAHIKFEMELERALEAGVSVIVIEPESLGEETARWIYVGNLLHKVSVYSGLCGIASGLAWSSLACTPFGVASILCAGCYTLSWQWDPCCKYQEEKDRRHLSTLPILSDLTSASPVVLVRTDNRRKIYLHSSVSIAAAAICLWRLYETFK from the exons ATGGCGGGTAATGAAAGTGACAG CGATTTAAAGCCATCGAGTGTCGCAATTATACGAGAAGTTTACGATAGTGAAAATGCACACATCAAATTTGAAATGGAATTGGAAAGAGCACTTGAGGCCGGCGTGAGCGTTATAGTTATAGAACCAGAGTCTCTTGGAGAAGAGACTGCAAGGTGGATTTATGTAGGCAACCTATTGCATAAAGTCTCCGTCTACAGTGGACTATGTGGGATTGCttctg GTTTAGCATGGAGTTCCTTAGCTTGTACACCCTTTGGTGTTGCATCCATTCTCTGTGCTGGTTGTTACACACTCTCATGGCAATGGGACCCATGCTGCAAATATCAAGAGGAGAAAGATCGCCGTCATCTATCTACCTTACCTATATTGAGTGACCTAACATCAGCATCTCCGGTTGTGCTAGTGCGCACTGACAACAGGCGGAAAATATATTTGCATAGCTCAGTTTCTATAGCGGCAGCTGCAATATGCTTATGGAGACTTTATGAAACATTCAAATAA